In Glycine max cultivar Williams 82 chromosome 7, Glycine_max_v4.0, whole genome shotgun sequence, a single window of DNA contains:
- the LOC121175179 gene encoding uncharacterized protein isoform X2, with the protein MNDHLVLFVDHLVRPVPVVEPLAQQPPEPVTPVNEAAVAGPSGSSPSAEDDGDDDGEDAPLLQLAECRICQEEDSVSDLETPCSCSGSLKYAHRKCVQRWCNEKGDIICEICHKSYEPGYTAPPPRPQPEETTIDIGGGWTISGMPLDLRDTRLLAIAEAERQFLEAEYDGYAASHASGAAFCRSVALILMALLLLRHALSVTDSEAEDDPSTFFSLFLLRAAGFLLPCYIMAWAISILQRRRQRQEILMVFMLR; encoded by the exons ATGAACGATCATCTGGTGCTGTTCGTGGACCATCTGGTGCGGCCCGTGCCGGTGGTCGAGCCGCTGGCCCAACAACCCCCCGAGCCCGTGACGCCCGTCAATGAGGCCGCGGTGGCGGGTCCCTCCGGGTCGTCTCCGTCTGCGGAGGACGACGGAGACGACGACGGGGAGGACGCGCCGCTGCTGCAGCTGGCGGAGTGTCGCATTTGCCAAGAGGAGGACAGCGTCAGCGATTTGGAGACCCCCTGCTCCTGCAGTGGTAGTCTTAAG TATGCTCATAGAAAGTGCGTTCAGCGTTGGTGCAATGAGAAAGGAGACATAATTTGTGAGATATGTCATAAG TCCTATGAACCTGGTTATACTGCCCCGCCACCTCGTCCTCAGCCTGAAGAAACTACCATTGATATAGG TGGAGGCTGGACAATCTCTGGCATGCCATTGGACTTGCGTGATACCCGGCTCTTAGCAATTGCAGAGGCTGAACGTCAATTCTTGGAAGCTGAATACGATGGATATGCTGCTTCTCATGCCAGTGGAGCTGCATTTTGTCGTTCAGTTGCATTGATT TTAATGGCCCTTTTACTCTTAAGGCATGCACTTTCTGTCACAGATTCTGAAGCTGAAGATGATCCATCCACTTTTTTCTCT CTTTTCTTGCTTCGAGCTGCTGGTTTTCTTTTACCTTGCTATATCATGGCTTGGGCAATCAGTATTTTGCAACGCCGGCGACAAAGACAA GAAATTCTCATGGTTTTCATGTTACGGTGA
- the LOC121175179 gene encoding uncharacterized protein isoform X1 — MNDHLVLFVDHLVRPVPVVEPLAQQPPEPVTPVNEAAVAGPSGSSPSAEDDGDDDGEDAPLLQLAECRICQEEDSVSDLETPCSCSGSLKYAHRKCVQRWCNEKGDIICEICHKSYEPGYTAPPPRPQPEETTIDIGGGWTISGMPLDLRDTRLLAIAEAERQFLEAEYDGYAASHASGAAFCRSVALILMALLLLRHALSVTDSEAEDDPSTFFSLFLLRAAGFLLPCYIMAWAISILQRRRQRQEAAALAATQVAFVLQTGQRRGLQFAIGPGPPTMNTHQPEQV, encoded by the exons ATGAACGATCATCTGGTGCTGTTCGTGGACCATCTGGTGCGGCCCGTGCCGGTGGTCGAGCCGCTGGCCCAACAACCCCCCGAGCCCGTGACGCCCGTCAATGAGGCCGCGGTGGCGGGTCCCTCCGGGTCGTCTCCGTCTGCGGAGGACGACGGAGACGACGACGGGGAGGACGCGCCGCTGCTGCAGCTGGCGGAGTGTCGCATTTGCCAAGAGGAGGACAGCGTCAGCGATTTGGAGACCCCCTGCTCCTGCAGTGGTAGTCTTAAG TATGCTCATAGAAAGTGCGTTCAGCGTTGGTGCAATGAGAAAGGAGACATAATTTGTGAGATATGTCATAAG TCCTATGAACCTGGTTATACTGCCCCGCCACCTCGTCCTCAGCCTGAAGAAACTACCATTGATATAGG TGGAGGCTGGACAATCTCTGGCATGCCATTGGACTTGCGTGATACCCGGCTCTTAGCAATTGCAGAGGCTGAACGTCAATTCTTGGAAGCTGAATACGATGGATATGCTGCTTCTCATGCCAGTGGAGCTGCATTTTGTCGTTCAGTTGCATTGATT TTAATGGCCCTTTTACTCTTAAGGCATGCACTTTCTGTCACAGATTCTGAAGCTGAAGATGATCCATCCACTTTTTTCTCT CTTTTCTTGCTTCGAGCTGCTGGTTTTCTTTTACCTTGCTATATCATGGCTTGGGCAATCAGTATTTTGCAACGCCGGCGACAAAGACAA GAAGCGGCAGCACTAGCGGCAACCCAAGTTGCTTTTGTTCTACAAACCGGGCAGCGTAGGGGTCTGCAGTTTGCAATAGGACCAGGACCACCAACAATGAATACACACCAACCGGAACAAGTGTAA